One genomic segment of Gorilla gorilla gorilla isolate KB3781 chromosome 23, NHGRI_mGorGor1-v2.1_pri, whole genome shotgun sequence includes these proteins:
- the LOC115931919 gene encoding ribosomal RNA-processing protein 7 homolog A has product MVARRRKRAARDPEDRIPSPLGYAAIPIKFSEKQQASHYLYVRAHGVRQGTKSTWPQKRTLFVLNVPPYCTEESLSRLLSTCGLVQSVELQEKPDLAESPKESRSKFFHPKPVPGFQVAYVVFQKPSGVSAALALKGPLLVSTESHPVKSGIHKWISDYADSVPDPEALRKEVDTFMEAYDQKIAEEEAKAKEEEGVPDEEGWVKVTRRGRRPVLPRTEAASLRVLERERRKRTRKELLNFYAWQHRESKMEHLAQLRKKFEEDKQRIELLRAQRKFRPY; this is encoded by the exons ATGGTGGCGCGCAGGAGGAAGCGCGCGGCGCGGGACCCGGAGGACCGCATCCCCAGCCCACTGGGCTACGCAG CTATTCCAATCAAGTTCTCTGAAAAGCAACAGGCTTCTCACTACCTCTACGTGAGAGCACACGGCGTTCGACAAGGCACCAAGTCCACCTGGCCTCAGAAGAGGACTCTTTTTGTCCTCAATGTGCCCCCATACTGCACAGAG GAGAGCCTGTCCCGCCTCCTGTCCACCTGTGGCCTCGTCCAGTCTGTAGAGTTGCAGGAGAAGCCGGACCTGGCTGAGAGCCCAAAGGAGTCAAGGTCGAAGTTTTTTCATCCAAAGCCAGTTCCG GGTTTCCAGGTAGCCTACGTGGTGTTCCAGAAGCCAAGTGGGGTGTCAGCGGCCTTGGCCCTGAAGGGCCCCCTGCTGGTGTCCACAGAGAGCCACCCTGTGAAGAGTGGCATTCACA AGTGGATCAGTGACTACGCAGACTCCGTGCCCGACCCTGAGGCCCTGAGGAAGGAAGTGGACACGTTCATGGAGGCATATGACCAGAAGATCGCTGAG GAAGAAGCTAAggccaaggaggaggagggggtccCTGACGAGGAGGGCTGGGTGAAGGTGACCCGCCGGGGCCGGCGGCCTGTGCTCCCCCGGACTGAGGCAGCCAGCTTGCGGGTGCTGGAGAGGGAGAGACGGAAGCGCACCCGAAAAGAGCTGCTCAACTTCTACGCCTGGCAGCATCGAGAGAGCAAGATGGAGC ATCTAGCGCAGCTGCGCAAGAAGTTCGAGGAGGACAAGCAGAGGATCGAGCTGCTGCGGGCCCAGCGCAAATTCCGACCCTACTGA